The Rhizophagus irregularis chromosome 30, complete sequence genome contains the following window.
tgttaaatagttcaaaaaaatatcagatgcTTATCAAATCCTATCAAACCCTGAATTAAggcaaaaatataatgaatttggtGGAGCCGAACCCGAAGGAGGCTTCGGTAAacattaatattgttattcatttttttataaaaaaaaattaattaattataattgataaCTTTTTCTCATTTTATCTTATGGAAATAGTTAATCCCGAAGATTTCTTCAGGCAACAGTTTGGTGGTGATCGTTTTGTAGACATAATTGGTGAAATATCAATTGGACGAGATATGAAAGAGGTTCTTCAAAATGCAGCGGCAGAAGAGATGAATGGAGATCTTTCTGAAGAAGGAAAAATACGTAACAAGCCGAATAATGATGAAGAACGTGATGAAATTCGACGACAACGCGTGGATAAATTAGTCTCAAATTTAGTACAAAAACTTTCAGTTTATGTTGATTCAAACGACGAAAAGAGAGCcgaacaatttaaaaatatgatcGAACTTGAAGCAGAAGATCTAAAAGCTGAGTCTTACGGTGTCGAATTATTGCATGCAATTGGATTTACCTATTCACTTAAAGCAAAACAGTATTTAGGCGGAGAGCAAATTTTTGGGTTACCTAGATTTGGGCATATATTAAGAGAGAAAGGTCATGTATTCTCAGAAACTATTTCAACATTGCGATCCGCTATCGATCTTCAgaattcttttaaagaattGCAAAAGGCTGAACAAGAGGGATTGGAAGGCGACGAAAAGAGTAAATTGGAGGAAGCAACTGCAAGcaaagtaatttaaaatattttttattaatttataatctaaattaattcatattatcttattgattttttcttttataattgaataaatttcaaGGGTTTAACTGCTTTATGGAAAGGTTCTAAACTCGAAGTTGAGGGAGTTTTGAGAGAAGTGTGTGATCGTGTATTATCAGATAATAAAGCGAATAAATTGGTTTTACGTAAACGAGCAGAAGCATTGAAGATAATTGGAACAGTTTATGAAAATGTTAAAAGCGATTCTACTgtttataatacaaattaaaaatttattgaataattttcttttatttttgacatttttatttccagtattatttcatttttatttttatatatattgttatagtatttatttactCCAAAAATTTCCACAAATTTTTTACACCAACATTGCATTTAGTAATAAATGTTGAATTCatcataaattattcatttatggCGAACGTAAAGAAATCATGTGACATGACACAATAATGAACAATCCTCATAtctttactataataatactaatcaAATCGAATTCAAGTGTTCAACGTCACCAAATATAATATGAAACTTAAATCTTCGAGGAATTGTTACCACTTGTCGTCCTTACCAATAGTCCTTACCAATAGTCCTTTAAGTAACTTTTTATCAAGCTCTTTACGGTTTAATCttatattatagaaaacaTGGCAGCGGCAAGCCCCTCAGAATTTAGTAATCCTTTGAGAAAATTCAAATTGGTGTTTCTGGGCGAGCAGAGCGGTACGCTAAACAagtattattagttatttgcGAGTTATACTTTCTTTAAAACTACCTTTACCAACAGTTCATAGCCATTGCAATTTGCTTATTactaacaataaaaaaaaaaatcaactaaAAAGATGACACctaatttgttatatttgagatttacatctttttttttcatttactatGTAGTCGGAAAAACTTCTTTAATTACTCGGTTTATGTATGATACTTTCGATAACACGTACCAGGTATatggttcttttttttatttaactttcgagaatgaaatattattataaatattctttcattatcatatttgattaaatattattgacgGGTTTAAGGGCTTTTACCGTGAATAGGCTACAATTGGAATAGATTTCCTATCTAAAACAATGTATTTGGAAGATAGAACTGTTAGATTGCAATTATGGGATACAGCTGGTCAGGTAATTCATGAATATATCatgaagtaaaattattttgtttacgaaagttaattcataaaaaaaatttatttaggaaAGGTTCCGTAGTTTAATTCCTAGTTATATCCGTGATTCTTCCGTAGCTGTTGTTGTGTATGATATTACAAGTACGTTATtctaatttcaattaaaagtaaatttattaatatttttttactttgatcttaacaaatatttattctaaAGATCGGAATTCATTTATGAATACTGCTAAGTGGATTGACGACGTCCGTGCTGAACGAGGcaatgatgtaattattgtaCTGGTCGGCAACAAAACGGACTTAAATGACAAAAGGTACAAAATCAATATCAATGTCTGATATATTTTcccaatattaaaattttatttaaatttttagacaAGTAACAACAGAGGAGGGAGAAAAGAAAGCTAAAGAATTTAACGTCATGTTTATCGAGACAAGTGCAAAAGCTGGTCATAATGTTAAAACACTTTTCCGTAAAATTGCTCAAGCTTTGCCTGGAATGGAAAATACAATGAATGAGCCTCAAAACCAACGTAAGATCTAATTAATTCCAaacatctttaaaatttttattataaagctgctaattttttttatatcttttaaaacACTTTTAGTCATTGATGTCAATATCAATTCTGGCACTCAAAATAATAGCGAAGGGAATAGTTGTGCTTGTTGATTTCTTCTTgtgtttaatatataaaataactaatgAATGATAGACTAactattagtattattattattattttattggataGTTATCTTGGCTAATtctatttttcaatattataaaagttgtacaatatatttatagaatacGTGGCTTTTAACTAGTGGTTGTGATTTTGTAATGCATCAAATTCAATCacaatctattaaattaaagcTGTGCCTCATCTAATTCGGATTATATCGTGTGAACGTGATAGTGAACTATTTAAAGAAATCGATCGTCTGATGACTTTGATCGATTGAATTCAGTCTTGAATCCATAATTTGGCGCAGCGATTAAATTCTGCGGCTTTGTGTAAATCTGGTCAATTCCGATtacatgaaataaatattactaaataaatgattataataacattttaaaactTGATTGCACATAAATTTAGTTAAACcccctttttttaatagacAATCAAAGAACATCGTTACTCCGTCACTGCATCAccatttcatttataattttctaaatttgcaaataagataaatattatttgcaCTTCAAGTTACTCAGAAAATTCCAATGGccaatttaataaagaaaaagaaaaaaccatACAGTGATGATATTCCACCTCCTCTTCCTCCCAAAGACaaggaattatttaattattcaagaGGAAATATTGAAGTACCACACAACATGCATAATAACGACCCTCAATCCATGTACCAAAAGCCTAGAGTCAAAATTCCCATAATACTTAGTTCACTACGTGGAAAGGCTAACAAAgctattaaaaatgataatcgTCAAGAAGCTCTTAAATGTCTTAATGAACTAATTGTATCTTATCCGGATAATTACAAAGCGAGATGTGATAGAGCTGAAATTTATCAACATCTACGAAAATACGAGGAAGCCATAAAGGATTTAAATTTAGCTATAGataaaaaaccaaataaagCCAGAGCTTATTATATAAGAGGATTGATCCATAATGAAACAAATCAATTAGGTTTagcaaaaaatgatttaaacaCTGCGATAAAGAGAGATGCAAATGATTCTAGAGCATTGGagtcattaaaaatttgtgcACAAATTGACATTAATGAGCAGAGTTTTGATCaagcattaataaatttaagtaaattattggAAATTGATGGGAAAAATATTTGGGCTTTACGTACCAGAggtgaaatttattttgatcaagaaaaattttctgaagCTTTGAAAGATATGAATAATACCTTAAGCATTGAACCTAAAAACGTTGCTGCCATTGAATTGAGAGGAACTATACATAGGAAATTATCCAATTATGATGAAGCAATGAAAGATTTTAATAGGGCATTAAAGCTGATTCCGGGGGATCcaggttttttattaaaaagagcGAAAATATATAGATTGCAATCTAAATATCAAGAAGGGTTGgatgatattgaaaaattacttttatcaAATGTTGAAGtggattttcaaattttacgaACTCGTGGTAAAATTTATCGTGGTTTATGTAGATATAAGGAGGCATTAGCTGATTTTACTGCAGcttcaaagaaaaaacaaaaatcttCAATTTATGCTAGAAGAGCggaaatatacaaaatattaagaCAATATGATAATGCTTTACATGATTTAGATAcagcattaaaaattaatcctAAAGAGAAGGATGTATCTGGAATGCGTAGTCAGGTCTTGGCTCAATTGGCTAAATTTGATGAAGCATTAGAAGAATTAAACAGTACATTGAGTAATAAGCCAAAAGATACGACCGCACTTTCTGAAAGGGGAAAAATCTATCGTGCAATAAATCGTCATGACGAAgcattaaatgatttaaacaCAGCTCTAAGtattaattcaaaatgttTTCGTGCTCTCTTATATCGTTCTAAATTGTATCGTGATCAAAAACGATATGAAGAAGCATTGTCAGATCTTGATGCTGCTTTGGTAATTAATCCTAATAATCCTCAGATATTAAGAAATAGAGGGAAATTGTATACTTTAATGCAAATGTATGATAAAGCGCAAATAGATTTAGATAAGTCTTTGAAATTGGTAGATCACCCTTCAGCTTTGAGATATCGAGGTAAGACTTTATCAAAGATGAAGAAATATGATTTAGCCATTAAGGATTTCGATAGAGCATTAGAAATTAAACCTGTTAGTGGAAATATATTCCTAGATCGTGGTGAATGTTATTTCAATTCCAAAAAATACAAAGAAGCGTTAAAAGATTTGAATAAATCATTGGAATTTGATGAAAATCCTTATTCATTTGAATTACGATCTTCAGTTTATGAAGAACttaaaaattacaaagatGCCTTAGCTGATATGAATAGAGTTATTCATATCAATCCAAATGACGTGAAGGTATTGAAAAGAAGagcaaatttatttgaaagatcTCAACAATTTCAAGAATCTCTTATTGATTGGTTACAAATTAAGAAATCTTTACCAAAAGATATCCAAGTATTAGAAAATTGTGGAAGATTGTTATTTGAATTATGCAGATATGATGAAGCATTAGAAGTATTTGATGATGCTATTAAATTGGAGCCTAATAATCTCTCATTTATTTGTTACCATGCCAAGATTCTTCAAGAACAAAAACGTTATGAAGAAGCAATAAATGAACTTAGTGTTGCCATGGAAAATCAAGGTGACAAATGTGAATTGTTTGTTACAAGGGGAGCTATTTATAAGTCTATGGggaaatttaaagaaagtttaCAGGATCTAAATAAAGCATTGAAATTTGAACTTCCATCtggaaataaattattgaccGAAGCTTATTGTTATAGAGGTAGTATTTATCGTTCTTTACATAAAAATGAAGATGCTttgaaagatttaaatattgCTTTAAAGAGAGATCCTGATAATATATTGGCTTTATGTGAAAGAAGTTCTATTAATCGTGATAATGCTAGATATGATGACGCTTGGAAAGATATTGAAAAAGTTTTATCCCCTACACTTATCACCAATGAAATTAGTGTTagttaataaaagtttttactATAGTGAACTCTTTTAGtcatataatttgtatttcttgaatatttatttttgacttTAGATggtttgaattaaataaataaaaaagaattaaccAAAAATCTGTCTAATCAAGGTGTTATTTATTTGGTTACggtattatactttatttttttttccatttccGTACCTGTTTCTCTGGATGTATATATTACGGAATATCTAAGACTCTCTTAAGAAAAGGTAGACaaggaaaatttaattttaacagaGATACATAGAACTCCTGAACAATCGAGATTCGAGACCACttttgtcaaatattaatatagataTTTAGTATCACAAATAAATCGTCCAATCTCCACAATTAAGCAGTGCACCAACAGTAGATGATCTTCAAATTCCAAGGAGATAGGATTCAGTGAGAACAACTCCAACCGGACATTACCTCCTAACGTGTAAAGTtcacaaaagaaaatatttgttCCAACAGTACCAGTGCAAAGATATATATTCTTCATAATtcactttaattttatatattttgtattttattactatactAACATACGACTATCTGTTATACTcacatttttgtttattttattatttactataaatttaatcGGTTATTTTTCCAAAATGTTCTATCCTTCTGATCAATCATTTTGTCCGTTTTCCTTGATAgcctataaatttaaaaaagtgatGGCAAATGACATTGTCATTTGATCAATTTCCAAATGATAACAATGATTCATTTTAAAATGACATAATGTCATTTTGTGATTTGTCATTTACTGAATCTGCCAAGGAAAGTAAAATTAACATTCCGCCAGTCCATATTTTTTGGGGACGAATCTATGCGAGATAAGCATTAAACGTaacttgataaattaaattattcgaTATatgcataataaaataattaacagtttatttttcaaagttGGTGTAATGGTTTGTTTATTCATGTTTAATCATGAAAACAGGTGAGGATTTGTATTAGAAATGTTTGTTTTaagtaaatgtttttttttggtgaatTCTTGTGTAAGGCGTGTGAATGTAACATATTATGGAATTTTAACTGGCACTGtatcaaaattgttttttcgTTAGAATATTCCTTTTTATACAATGCcaatataatatttcgaaaaaatttGACCCATTCTCATGAAAAAATTCTCGCTTCAAAAATTTCACGAATTATCTTCACTTCgccataatttatattatagttacattatataatatattttacaggtaaaaatttcatattaaatgtCATTTTGCGCTATAACTAAACTTACAGATCTTAtaaacattatgaaaaaaattagaattaaatatgGAATGAAAAATAcacatcttttattatttttttttttgctatctAGTCCACAAATTACTATCATTGGACGTGCTGCTTCAAATAGTGGCGGACATTAAAAATCTGTATGACGTCTATGAGATCGCACgcgataaattaaaatcaaaagttaAAGACAGGCTAGTTACTATACTTAAGCGATTATTGGtcaataaagtttattaaaattatcgcGTAGATAGTATtaaggaaaaatatttttatacaaaaataatctgtacaataattacaaatacttGAAGCAATTTCGTCTATCCCTCATATGAAGAAAAGCTTTTatgatacaatttttttgctattaaaagaaaaattctaatatattttaagtattactATTAACTTTGGACgatacaaattatattaatagttCTTAGTTTTTTCATGAACCAgaccttaataataatttggaatataTACAATGGTTGTTGTATATTAAGTACTTGGAGTGTCTTGGACTAAATTTCTATTAGtacaaattttaatcaaaCTTTACATAAAACACCTATAAAAAAACTCTTTGATATTGCTATTAAAAAGGAGTCTAACCTAAAGTCGGACTGTCGGAGTGTTATTAAGTAAGCccttttccctttttttccttttttttaaagtaacgCGTTacatatattgatatatttgcCGGTCACACTAAATTGAATCATACTTATGATAGCATCCCTAATCATATGACAATATAAAGTTAgccaataaatcaaaaaatcaattggATTATTCGATagctagttttttttttatttttcttcttttatttttttatacaaaggGTGAACTCCTCATTCGTTTACTTACTTTAGCTAGTTTTTACTATGTATTTATACTCCTAGTTAGCATTCTACACAAAGTTAGCACGGAATACGTATATCATCCATTTAATCTTCGTTACACAACTCATTTTGAAATTAGGGAGACTAACGGAAGAGGTAGGCACGAACTAAAATTGGTTAAGGACATCTTAAAGATTGTTGTTATAGACGAAATAACCTGcaactttaataattctaCTGTTTATGTGTTTAGTCTGGTATTTCGACTTATTGTCTTTGGAAGTTTAGTAATTTTTACAAAACTTTGCCTATTTTACCCTTCAAAATGCTAACTTCCAATATTGACTCTTCTCGCGTCCATTTTTTCTATACTTTATTTAGAGAGTCATTCATcctaaaaagaataaatgttTTGATGACCCAAGTCACGGGAGCTTATATATAAGAATTGTAAAGCAACAAAACACCAATCAGAAATTATGGTTAGAATCCTAgttctaaaaaaatatgtcaTAATGAGTGAAGAATCTGATAAAGAATCTGATAACGCC
Protein-coding sequences here:
- a CDS encoding Ras- protein Rab6, whose translation is MAAASPSEFSNPLRKFKLVFLGEQSVGKTSLITRFMYDTFDNTYQATIGIDFLSKTMYLEDRTVRLQLWDTAGQERFRSLIPSYIRDSSVAVVVYDITNRNSFMNTAKWIDDVRAERGNDVIIVLVGNKTDLNDKRQVTTEEGEKKAKEFNVMFIETSAKAGHNVKTLFRKIAQALPGMENTMNEPQNQLIDVNINSGTQNNSEGNSCAC